A window of the Butyricimonas faecalis genome harbors these coding sequences:
- a CDS encoding C1 family peptidase: MKITLLTSSLLFIGASLCAQTIGEKELNDIKGSFQKDASTKAIQNVLTNDKNIRDNALNREIQGKIDHYFKYRVKVQGITDQQSSGRCWMFTSMNVLRPSIIEKYNLTGFDFSHNYLYFWDMFEKSNLFLENMIATANKPMDDRDVTFMFQAPVGDGGVWNLYYNLGEKYGVVPKEVMPETAHSNNTSAMGSLINERLRKGGYTIREMAAQGKKIKELRAEKVSVLKDIYRILALCLGEPPTTFTWRYKDKNGDIKELANYTPQQFYKEITPADYSPKNYIMIMNDPTREYYKVYDIQNYRNTVEGINWVYLNLPNKDIKAAAIASIKGNEAMYTSSDVGKYFNRETGILDPEMYDYNSLMGVDFSMDKKTRILTRQSGSAHAMTLIAVDVDANGKPTKWEFENSWGPQAGHNGYLTFTDRWFDEYIFRVVIHKKYLGEKALKALDQKPILLPMWDYMF; this comes from the coding sequence ATGAAAATCACGCTACTCACAAGCTCTTTACTATTCATCGGTGCGTCGCTATGCGCCCAAACGATCGGTGAAAAAGAACTGAATGACATCAAGGGAAGCTTTCAAAAAGACGCCTCCACGAAAGCCATTCAGAACGTGTTGACCAATGACAAAAATATCCGGGACAACGCCCTCAACCGGGAAATTCAAGGGAAAATAGACCACTATTTCAAATATCGGGTAAAAGTACAAGGTATCACGGATCAGCAAAGCTCCGGACGCTGCTGGATGTTTACCTCCATGAACGTGTTACGTCCGAGCATCATCGAGAAATACAACCTCACGGGCTTCGACTTCTCTCACAACTACCTTTACTTCTGGGATATGTTCGAGAAATCCAATCTCTTTTTAGAGAATATGATCGCCACGGCCAACAAACCGATGGACGACCGGGACGTGACCTTCATGTTCCAAGCTCCCGTGGGTGACGGTGGTGTATGGAACCTCTATTACAACCTGGGAGAAAAATACGGTGTTGTACCCAAAGAAGTTATGCCGGAAACCGCCCACTCGAACAACACGAGCGCCATGGGATCATTGATCAACGAGCGTCTCCGCAAAGGTGGCTACACCATCCGGGAAATGGCCGCTCAAGGCAAAAAAATCAAAGAACTGCGTGCAGAGAAAGTGTCTGTTTTGAAAGACATTTATCGCATCCTGGCTCTTTGCCTAGGAGAACCGCCAACCACGTTCACCTGGAGATACAAGGACAAAAACGGGGATATCAAGGAACTGGCAAACTACACTCCTCAACAATTCTACAAGGAGATCACGCCAGCCGATTACAGCCCGAAGAATTACATCATGATCATGAACGACCCAACGCGGGAATATTATAAAGTATATGATATTCAAAATTACCGAAACACGGTCGAGGGCATCAACTGGGTATATCTGAACCTGCCGAACAAGGACATCAAAGCAGCAGCCATCGCCTCCATCAAAGGCAACGAGGCCATGTACACCTCCAGCGACGTGGGTAAATACTTCAACCGGGAAACCGGAATTCTCGACCCGGAAATGTACGACTACAACTCGTTGATGGGCGTAGACTTCTCCATGGACAAGAAAACCCGTATCCTAACCCGTCAAAGCGGTTCCGCTCACGCCATGACATTGATCGCCGTGGATGTTGACGCGAACGGCAAACCCACGAAATGGGAATTCGAGAACAGCTGGGGCCCGCAAGCCGGACACAACGGTTACCTCACCTTCACCGACCGATGGTTTGACGAATACATCTTCCGGGTAGTTATTCACAAAAAATACTTGGGAGAAAAGGCATTGAAAGCCCTAGATCAAAAACCGATCCTACTGCCGATGTGGGACTATATGTTCTAA
- a CDS encoding KilA-N domain-containing protein — protein MVKKAVIQVRDTMIRTLQENGIDYICITDIARQKNPVEPKDVVKNWMRVKNTLEYLGLWEKLNNLNFKGVEFDPLLNEAGNNAFTMSPSRWVETTGAIGIITKNGAGGGTYAQRDIAFKFASWVSVEFELYLIKEFQRLKEQEQAQLGWSAKRELSKINYHIHTDAIKQNLIPEELSPARVSQVYANEADVLNVAMFGMTAFEWREAHPDLKGNIRDYATINELICLSNMENLNAVFIQEGMDQQERLLKLNRIAIQQMRVLADMDGRKLMK, from the coding sequence ATGGTAAAGAAGGCGGTTATACAGGTTCGGGACACGATGATCCGGACGTTACAAGAAAATGGAATAGACTATATCTGTATCACGGATATTGCTCGTCAGAAGAATCCAGTTGAACCTAAAGATGTGGTGAAGAATTGGATGAGGGTAAAGAATACGTTGGAATATCTTGGCCTGTGGGAGAAATTGAATAATCTCAATTTTAAAGGGGTCGAATTCGACCCCCTTTTGAACGAGGCGGGAAACAATGCTTTCACGATGAGTCCGTCTCGTTGGGTGGAAACAACGGGAGCTATTGGTATTATCACGAAAAATGGAGCGGGAGGAGGTACATACGCCCAGAGGGATATCGCGTTTAAGTTTGCCAGTTGGGTTTCCGTGGAATTTGAATTATACTTGATCAAGGAATTCCAGCGTTTGAAAGAACAGGAGCAAGCTCAACTCGGTTGGTCGGCCAAACGGGAGCTTTCAAAAATCAACTACCATATCCACACGGACGCGATTAAGCAGAATCTGATCCCGGAGGAGCTTTCTCCGGCACGGGTTTCTCAAGTGTATGCCAATGAAGCCGACGTGTTGAATGTGGCCATGTTCGGGATGACGGCTTTCGAATGGCGGGAGGCACATCCGGATTTGAAAGGTAATATCCGGGATTATGCCACGATCAATGAATTGATCTGCCTTTCGAACATGGAAAACTTGAATGCCGTTTTTATCCAGGAAGGTATGGATCAACAAGAGCGTTTGTTGAAATTGAACCGGATTGCCATCCAGCAAATGAGAGTGTTGGCGGATATGGACGGACGGAAGTTGATGAAATAA
- a CDS encoding glutamine synthetase III family protein translates to MAKFRFLALQEIARRKPVECGERPRCSVVFGENVFSMDKMRHYLSIEAYKRLEKTMSEGLAIDRGLADQVAAAMKAWAVERGVTHYTHWFHPLNGATAEKHDSFIDLLPDGGVIESFDGRLLVQQEPDASSFPNGGIRNTFEARGYTAWDPASPAFINNRTLCIPTVFVAYTGEALDFKTPMLKALAMIDRAAVDICQYFDKDVQRVIATLGWEQEYFLVDEALYNARPDLKLCGRTLMGHSSAKDQQLEDQYFGSIPARVTAFMEELEYECHCLGIPIKTRHNEVAPNQFECAPIFEEANLAVDHNQLLMSTMKKVARRHNFRVLLHEKPYKGVNGSGKHNNWSLLTNTGVNLLSPGKNPKSNMQFLIFLVSTIKAVYEHGDLLKASIVSQGNEARLGGDEAPPVIMSVFLGNYLSGMLDELVEKVSDRKMSPDEKTELKLNVGKIPEIMLDNTDRNRTSPFAFTGNRFEFRAVGSSANCGGPMIALNAAVAEQLIAFKKETDTLIEKGVKKDEAIFQVLRKYIIESKPVRFEGNGYSKEWREEAARRGLSTEVDCIPALKAYCSEKAKRLFVDNGILSERELEARFEIKNEIYLKKLQIESRVLGDLVLNHIIPTAITYQNTLLTNVTALKNILPDYESVADVQIEAIRTISHHIREIQTMVSDMTEARKQANAIADEVARAEEYTEKVRPYLEKIRYHVDKLELLVDDEIWPLPKYRELLFSR, encoded by the coding sequence ATGGCAAAATTTAGATTCTTAGCTTTACAAGAGATTGCCCGTCGTAAACCCGTGGAGTGCGGGGAACGTCCCAGGTGTTCTGTCGTGTTTGGAGAAAACGTGTTTTCAATGGACAAAATGCGCCACTACCTTTCCATCGAAGCTTACAAAAGATTGGAAAAGACCATGTCTGAAGGATTGGCAATCGATCGTGGGTTAGCCGATCAAGTGGCAGCCGCGATGAAAGCTTGGGCTGTTGAACGGGGAGTTACTCACTACACACACTGGTTTCATCCCTTGAACGGTGCTACGGCTGAGAAACATGATTCTTTTATTGATTTGCTGCCGGATGGCGGCGTGATCGAATCATTTGACGGACGGTTACTGGTTCAACAGGAACCCGATGCGTCCAGTTTCCCGAACGGGGGAATTCGCAACACCTTCGAGGCTCGCGGCTACACGGCTTGGGACCCGGCTTCCCCGGCTTTTATTAATAACCGCACGTTGTGTATTCCCACGGTATTCGTGGCTTATACGGGAGAAGCACTTGACTTCAAGACGCCTATGTTGAAGGCGTTGGCAATGATCGACCGGGCTGCCGTGGATATTTGCCAGTATTTCGATAAAGACGTGCAGCGAGTGATAGCCACGTTGGGATGGGAGCAGGAATATTTCCTGGTGGATGAGGCTCTGTACAATGCCCGTCCCGACCTGAAATTGTGCGGTCGTACGCTGATGGGGCATTCTTCCGCGAAAGATCAACAGCTGGAGGATCAGTATTTCGGTTCCATCCCGGCGCGGGTGACGGCATTCATGGAGGAATTGGAATACGAATGTCATTGCCTGGGAATCCCGATCAAGACCCGTCATAACGAGGTGGCTCCCAATCAATTCGAATGTGCTCCCATTTTCGAAGAGGCGAATCTGGCCGTCGATCATAATCAATTGTTGATGTCCACGATGAAAAAAGTGGCCCGTCGTCATAATTTCCGGGTGTTGTTGCACGAGAAACCTTACAAAGGTGTGAACGGCTCGGGAAAACACAACAACTGGTCGTTGTTGACCAACACGGGAGTGAACCTATTATCGCCGGGCAAGAATCCGAAGTCAAACATGCAGTTCTTGATCTTCTTGGTATCGACGATCAAGGCCGTGTATGAACATGGTGATTTACTGAAAGCATCGATCGTCTCTCAAGGAAACGAGGCCCGGTTGGGAGGAGACGAGGCCCCACCGGTGATCATGTCCGTGTTCCTGGGGAATTACTTGTCGGGAATGCTTGACGAGTTGGTGGAGAAAGTGAGCGACCGGAAGATGAGCCCGGACGAGAAAACCGAGTTGAAATTGAACGTGGGTAAAATCCCTGAGATCATGTTGGATAACACGGATCGCAACCGAACCTCGCCTTTTGCCTTTACCGGAAATCGTTTTGAATTCCGTGCAGTGGGGTCGTCAGCCAATTGCGGAGGACCGATGATCGCGTTGAATGCCGCTGTTGCCGAGCAGTTGATCGCCTTTAAAAAAGAAACGGATACCTTAATCGAGAAAGGCGTCAAGAAAGACGAGGCCATTTTCCAGGTATTGCGTAAATACATCATCGAGTCCAAACCCGTGCGTTTCGAGGGGAACGGTTACAGCAAGGAATGGCGGGAAGAGGCTGCCCGTCGGGGATTGTCCACGGAGGTGGATTGTATCCCGGCTTTAAAGGCTTATTGTTCGGAGAAGGCCAAACGGTTGTTCGTGGACAACGGGATATTGAGTGAACGGGAGCTGGAAGCGCGCTTCGAGATCAAGAATGAAATTTATTTGAAGAAGTTGCAAATTGAATCCCGTGTTTTGGGCGATCTCGTGTTGAATCACATTATCCCGACCGCGATCACTTACCAGAATACGCTGTTGACGAACGTGACGGCGCTGAAGAATATCCTGCCGGACTACGAGTCTGTGGCCGACGTGCAAATCGAGGCCATCCGCACGATTTCCCATCATATCCGGGAGATCCAGACGATGGTGTCGGATATGACGGAAGCTCGCAAACAAGCCAACGCGATTGCCGATGAAGTGGCACGGGCCGAGGAATACACGGAAAAGGTTCGTCCCTACCTGGAGAAGATCCGTTATCACGTGGATAAGCTGGAATTGCTCGTGGACGACGAGATCTGGCCGTTGCCGAAATACCGGGAACTGTTATTCTCCCGGTAG
- a CDS encoding carbohydrate-binding protein has translation MTVVSQGEQQMNGGNVVFENVQKLTGLSLCIGEFQKRTVTVDSLTVEFYTGPGNDFYMKHFDKWDVLKEEMPGREKRLAKIFNMCKGMIEENQAEPYPFKFFKMIETPPSFLRGFLSGDNVQPEIVFFEERFATTDHYKPDAIAGEGGVQEGMLYENLPYNLSRMNIDRIFTEFTRGVTSERYRGINLIYNELLDEKMLYRTIRPRVLNHVVEKGLEGCMAEEYGSEQSLAISLKVSQLLGYLTSITTRDSLKQFMQEFSARAHFHEVDFEMFIDDFERCFGQNIRETLDEWYASRAIPWLRIKDLSIKKTEELQVLDFKVGNFSETDGVISIITMGTTESGRDKIEDRRSYLIKAGECKRIVVHEDGRYGLKLTTNFSGNMPKTYSLDGEQVLKYDVIPDEGVTLLEREQFYPPGEIVVDNEDKDFHLIDSIGDRKRLADLFTKENEDIYTNALNPKVNTWGKPILSNGFDWFYGESVLSVFVKRAGTGRCKAEWVADIPETSKYEIFVYRTYSGSTPSDGKECPELKNYYTVYTPEGEEEVVLKFEKDDTGWIFLGMFTLPVGECRVVLDDRGASFLIGKGHGDSKEYIPCIVADAVKWVKVK, from the coding sequence ATGACCGTTGTGTCACAAGGTGAACAGCAGATGAATGGGGGTAATGTTGTATTTGAAAATGTGCAAAAACTGACCGGATTGAGTCTTTGTATAGGAGAATTCCAGAAGCGGACGGTGACAGTCGATTCCTTGACGGTGGAGTTTTATACGGGTCCGGGCAATGATTTCTACATGAAGCATTTTGACAAGTGGGATGTATTGAAAGAGGAGATGCCGGGGCGAGAGAAAAGGTTGGCAAAAATATTTAACATGTGTAAGGGGATGATAGAGGAGAATCAAGCGGAGCCTTATCCTTTTAAGTTTTTTAAGATGATAGAGACCCCTCCTTCCTTTTTACGAGGTTTTTTGTCGGGGGATAACGTGCAGCCTGAAATTGTGTTTTTCGAGGAACGGTTTGCGACAACGGATCATTATAAACCAGATGCAATTGCCGGGGAAGGTGGTGTGCAGGAAGGGATGCTTTACGAAAATCTGCCTTATAATTTAAGTAGGATGAATATAGACCGTATTTTTACGGAATTTACTCGTGGTGTGACTTCCGAGAGATACCGGGGAATAAATTTAATATACAATGAGTTGTTGGACGAAAAAATGTTGTATCGGACAATACGTCCAAGAGTATTGAACCATGTTGTAGAAAAGGGATTGGAAGGATGTATGGCGGAAGAATATGGTTCGGAACAAAGTTTGGCGATTTCTTTAAAAGTTTCTCAGTTGCTAGGATACTTGACGTCAATAACGACTAGGGATTCCTTGAAGCAATTTATGCAGGAATTTAGTGCAAGAGCTCATTTTCATGAAGTTGATTTTGAAATGTTTATTGACGATTTTGAACGGTGTTTCGGGCAGAATATTCGAGAAACTCTGGATGAGTGGTACGCGAGCCGTGCGATTCCGTGGTTGCGGATAAAAGATTTGTCCATTAAAAAGACGGAAGAGTTGCAGGTTTTGGACTTCAAAGTGGGTAATTTTAGTGAAACGGACGGGGTAATATCGATTATCACTATGGGGACAACAGAAAGCGGGAGGGATAAGATTGAAGATAGGCGTAGTTACTTGATTAAAGCTGGGGAATGCAAACGGATAGTTGTGCATGAAGACGGGAGATACGGTTTGAAGTTGACTACTAATTTTTCAGGGAATATGCCTAAAACGTATTCTCTTGATGGAGAACAGGTTTTAAAGTATGATGTGATCCCGGATGAAGGAGTGACGTTACTTGAGAGGGAGCAGTTTTATCCTCCGGGAGAGATTGTTGTTGATAATGAAGATAAAGATTTCCACTTGATTGATTCGATCGGTGATCGAAAGCGATTGGCTGATCTGTTCACAAAAGAGAACGAGGACATATACACGAATGCCCTGAATCCTAAAGTCAACACGTGGGGAAAGCCTATCCTGTCAAACGGATTTGATTGGTTTTACGGGGAAAGTGTTCTTAGTGTTTTTGTCAAGAGAGCCGGAACAGGTAGATGTAAGGCGGAATGGGTGGCAGATATTCCTGAAACAAGTAAATATGAGATTTTTGTCTATAGAACCTATAGTGGCAGTACTCCTTCGGACGGGAAGGAGTGTCCGGAGTTGAAAAATTATTATACAGTTTATACTCCGGAAGGGGAGGAGGAAGTTGTTTTAAAATTTGAAAAAGACGATACTGGCTGGATTTTTTTAGGTATGTTTACTTTGCCGGTGGGAGAATGTCGTGTCGTCTTGGATGATCGAGGGGCTTCTTTTCTTATAGGGAAGGGACACGGGGATTCTAAGGAGTACATCCCATGTATTGTTGCCGATGCCGTGAAATGGGTAAAGGTAAAGTAG
- a CDS encoding electron transfer flavoprotein subunit beta/FixA family protein: protein MKGLKIVVLAKQVPDTRNVGKDAMKADGTVNRAALPAIFNPEDLNALEQALRLKDTIEGTTVHVLTMGPGRAAEIIREAMYRGADGGYLLSDRAFAGSDTLATSYALSCALRNLEYDLIVCGRQAIDGDTAQVGPQVAEKLALPQVTYAEEIQGCDGKIVTIKRRLERGIEVVTCPMPCVVTVNGSAAPCRPRNARFVMKYKNAKGTQEAQDANEDYFALVNERPYLKLTEWSVNDIQSNPEDLGLSGSPTKVKNIENVVFQAKEAKVLSGTDAELDAMMKELITNHTIG from the coding sequence ATGAAAGGACTAAAAATTGTTGTTCTTGCTAAGCAGGTTCCCGATACGAGAAACGTGGGGAAAGATGCAATGAAAGCGGACGGAACTGTAAACAGGGCAGCTTTACCTGCCATCTTCAATCCTGAGGATTTAAATGCTTTAGAGCAAGCTTTAAGATTAAAAGATACAATTGAAGGGACGACCGTTCATGTATTGACGATGGGCCCCGGCCGTGCTGCCGAGATCATTCGCGAGGCTATGTACCGTGGGGCAGATGGAGGTTATTTATTGTCTGATCGTGCTTTTGCCGGTTCGGATACGTTGGCAACTTCTTACGCTTTGTCTTGTGCGTTACGTAATTTGGAATATGATTTGATTGTTTGCGGTCGTCAGGCTATTGACGGGGATACTGCTCAGGTAGGTCCGCAGGTGGCTGAGAAATTGGCTTTGCCGCAGGTTACTTATGCTGAAGAAATTCAAGGCTGTGACGGGAAGATCGTGACGATCAAACGTCGTTTGGAAAGAGGTATTGAAGTGGTTACTTGTCCGATGCCTTGCGTGGTGACCGTGAACGGTTCTGCTGCACCTTGTCGTCCGAGAAACGCCCGTTTCGTGATGAAATATAAAAATGCAAAAGGTACTCAAGAGGCGCAGGATGCTAACGAGGATTATTTCGCATTGGTGAACGAACGTCCGTATTTGAAATTGACGGAATGGAGCGTGAACGATATTCAGAGTAACCCGGAGGATCTCGGTTTGAGCGGATCGCCGACCAAGGTAAAGAATATCGAGAATGTGGTGTTCCAAGCTAAAGAGGCTAAAGTACTTTCCGGTACGGATGCAGAGTTGGATGCCATGATGAAAGAGTTGATAACTAACCATACAATTGGATAA
- a CDS encoding fibronectin type III domain-containing protein, giving the protein MKKKGFRSLLFICLGLIATIVFTSAVMMVSPPDPPGRPQAVDVQRDRCKIKYAAPRYDGGSSITGYIIERKYKSSDNWYKVSGKDNPTDLEYTIDGLVEGSEMQFRVRAVNAEGLSDPSKPSDMIMIEDPFVK; this is encoded by the coding sequence ATGAAAAAAAAGGGGTTTAGGTCATTATTGTTTATTTGTTTAGGTTTGATTGCTACAATTGTATTTACTAGTGCGGTTATGATGGTTAGTCCTCCTGATCCTCCAGGAAGGCCTCAGGCGGTTGATGTTCAAAGAGATCGTTGTAAGATAAAGTATGCCGCACCCCGGTATGACGGTGGGTCGTCGATAACAGGATATATTATTGAGCGGAAGTATAAGTCATCAGATAATTGGTATAAAGTAAGTGGAAAAGATAATCCTACGGACCTTGAGTATACTATTGATGGTTTAGTTGAAGGTAGTGAGATGCAATTTCGTGTGCGTGCTGTCAATGCAGAAGGACTGAGTGATCCATCAAAGCCGAGTGATATGATAATGATAGAAGATCCGTTTGTGAAATAG
- a CDS encoding ABC transporter permease encodes MKTIIFYEEKLLRRNWLFYFFILGVLGYIVGVLIPWNAKQVLWSDVALASSVFSRGISFLNLFQSVIVVFLVCDIQRKRNKAETRETFSIRPVGNGRFFLGEFFGIFLPFLVVDVVFMIVCAMIHIVVPDSPENLWVFLFYFFVRVLPPLIFVSGLSLLVTKLVKLPFVSWFVLIGFLYFSYAFLVSPLYGVLDFRGSLLPDSFSSLVGFIHVEENLMQRGAFLWLGISFLCFAASLVKRLPNIPGRKFYLIVPACLCLMVSLCLGALYVGKYQARLKNRGAFREAILEYGKCPTARVLEHEITYRPLGDKFSATSLMKIQNRRKAEMDKFPLFLNPGLEISKIESDGQRVAFRKNRQVVVVERALACGEIVELKIEYEGSIDEDIYQVKILDEDYFAPVVYSSYHENYGKRAAFVSRGYTLLLPEVMWYPMAVLPGGAAGKELNFTSYVLRVENPGRI; translated from the coding sequence ATGAAAACAATTATCTTTTACGAGGAAAAATTATTAAGGAGAAATTGGTTGTTCTACTTTTTTATTCTCGGGGTTTTAGGTTACATCGTGGGTGTTTTGATCCCGTGGAATGCCAAACAGGTGCTGTGGTCGGATGTTGCATTGGCTTCGTCAGTTTTTTCTCGAGGGATTTCTTTTTTGAATTTGTTTCAATCGGTGATTGTTGTTTTTCTCGTTTGTGATATTCAAAGGAAACGGAACAAGGCAGAAACTCGAGAGACTTTTTCTATCCGTCCCGTTGGGAATGGACGTTTTTTTCTTGGAGAATTCTTTGGTATTTTCTTACCGTTCCTTGTGGTGGATGTTGTTTTCATGATTGTTTGCGCGATGATCCATATAGTCGTGCCTGATTCGCCTGAGAATCTTTGGGTATTTCTTTTTTATTTTTTCGTGCGAGTGTTGCCTCCGCTTATTTTTGTTTCCGGCTTGTCTTTGCTTGTTACTAAGTTGGTGAAATTACCTTTTGTTAGTTGGTTTGTTCTGATCGGTTTTCTTTATTTTTCATATGCGTTCTTGGTGTCCCCCTTGTATGGGGTGTTGGATTTCCGGGGATCTTTGTTGCCAGACTCTTTTTCGTCATTGGTCGGATTTATACATGTCGAGGAGAATTTGATGCAACGAGGGGCTTTTTTGTGGTTGGGAATTAGTTTCCTTTGTTTTGCCGCTTCTCTCGTGAAAAGGTTGCCCAATATTCCCGGTAGAAAGTTTTACCTTATTGTTCCCGCTTGTTTGTGTTTGATGGTTTCCTTGTGCCTGGGGGCTCTTTATGTCGGGAAGTATCAAGCCCGCTTGAAAAACAGGGGTGCGTTCAGGGAAGCTATTCTTGAATACGGCAAGTGCCCCACGGCACGTGTGCTTGAACACGAGATCACGTATCGTCCCCTGGGGGATAAATTTTCAGCAACGAGCCTAATGAAAATACAGAATCGGCGGAAAGCGGAGATGGATAAGTTCCCTCTTTTTTTAAACCCGGGACTCGAAATTTCTAAGATTGAATCCGACGGGCAAAGAGTGGCTTTTCGCAAAAATCGTCAAGTTGTTGTTGTTGAACGAGCGTTGGCTTGTGGTGAGATAGTCGAGCTAAAGATTGAATATGAGGGCAGTATCGATGAGGATATTTATCAGGTGAAAATTCTCGACGAAGATTATTTCGCTCCTGTTGTTTATTCTTCGTACCATGAAAATTACGGAAAACGTGCGGCTTTCGTGTCGCGAGGTTATACGTTGCTCTTGCCAGAAGTGATGTGGTACCCGATGGCGGTGTTGCCCGGGGGAGCAGCAGGTAAGGAGTTGAATTTCACGAGTTATGTGCTTCGGGTTGAGAACCCGGGGAGAATATGA
- the lpdA gene encoding dihydrolipoyl dehydrogenase, giving the protein MKYDLIVIGSGPGGYVAAIRGAQLGMSVAVVERAELGGICLNWGCIPTKSLLKSAQVLEYAHHAADYGVKIENATPDFDAIIARSRGVADKMSKGIQYLFKKNNITVIEGHGKLTADKTVEVTNAAGEKTIFEAQHIVLATGARSRQLPNIPQDGKRIIGYRQALTLDHKPESMIVVGSGAIGSELAYFYNAMGTKVLLVEFMPTILPLEDEEVSKQVGRSFKKAGIDVMVKSSVESVESGEGLLKVNIKNKKGEIEVHEAEIVLSAVGISPNVENIGLEELNIEMERGRVKVDDYYRTNVEGVYAIGDIVHGPALAHVASAEAICCVEHIAGVHTEPIDYTNIPGCTYTTPEVASVGLNEAKALEAGYEIKIGKFPFTASGKASAAGANEGFIKLIFNAADNTLLGAHMVGMNVTEMIAEMVLARKVKATAHDIIKTVHPHPTMSEAVMEAAAAAYDEVIHI; this is encoded by the coding sequence ATGAAATACGACTTAATCGTGATTGGTAGTGGTCCTGGTGGATACGTGGCTGCTATTCGTGGGGCTCAATTAGGAATGAGCGTGGCTGTTGTAGAACGTGCCGAACTGGGAGGTATTTGCCTGAACTGGGGATGTATTCCCACGAAATCCTTACTCAAATCAGCACAAGTGCTGGAATACGCCCATCACGCCGCAGACTACGGGGTAAAGATCGAAAATGCCACACCCGATTTCGATGCCATCATCGCTCGCAGCCGGGGGGTTGCTGATAAAATGAGCAAAGGAATTCAGTACCTGTTCAAAAAGAACAACATTACCGTGATTGAAGGCCATGGAAAGTTAACCGCGGACAAAACGGTAGAAGTAACCAATGCCGCCGGAGAAAAAACCATTTTCGAGGCTCAACATATCGTTTTAGCCACGGGAGCACGTTCCCGTCAGTTACCGAACATTCCCCAAGATGGAAAGCGGATTATCGGTTACCGCCAGGCGTTAACCCTTGACCACAAACCGGAATCCATGATCGTGGTAGGCTCCGGTGCAATCGGTTCTGAATTGGCATACTTCTACAATGCCATGGGTACCAAAGTATTGCTGGTTGAATTCATGCCGACCATCCTGCCGCTTGAAGACGAGGAAGTATCCAAACAAGTGGGTCGCTCCTTCAAGAAAGCCGGCATTGACGTGATGGTAAAATCTTCCGTGGAAAGCGTGGAAAGCGGAGAAGGCCTGTTGAAAGTGAACATCAAAAACAAGAAAGGCGAGATCGAAGTACACGAAGCTGAAATCGTATTGTCTGCCGTGGGAATCTCCCCGAACGTGGAAAACATCGGCTTGGAAGAATTGAACATTGAAATGGAAAGAGGTCGCGTGAAAGTGGACGACTACTACCGCACGAACGTGGAAGGTGTTTACGCTATCGGGGACATCGTTCACGGTCCGGCACTGGCTCACGTGGCATCTGCCGAAGCCATCTGCTGCGTGGAACATATCGCGGGTGTCCACACGGAACCGATCGACTACACCAACATCCCCGGGTGTACCTACACGACTCCGGAAGTGGCATCCGTTGGTCTGAACGAGGCAAAAGCACTGGAAGCCGGTTATGAAATCAAGATCGGTAAATTCCCGTTCACGGCATCAGGTAAAGCAAGTGCAGCCGGGGCAAACGAAGGATTCATCAAATTGATCTTCAACGCTGCCGACAACACCCTGCTGGGAGCCCACATGGTAGGAATGAACGTGACCGAAATGATTGCCGAAATGGTGCTTGCCCGCAAAGTAAAAGCTACCGCTCATGACATCATCAAAACGGTTCACCCGCACCCGACCATGAGCGAGGCTGTGATGGAAGCTGCCGCGGCCGCTTACGACGAAGTAATCCATATCTAA